The proteins below come from a single Triticum aestivum cultivar Chinese Spring chromosome 5D, IWGSC CS RefSeq v2.1, whole genome shotgun sequence genomic window:
- the LOC123120707 gene encoding uncharacterized protein, translating to MQMQDPPPLTGETPDRGSIAPICNPKGSPCQQDDDSQSDCVEVIRSLGDLPEDICRRIHARMPLRDAARLACVSRKFWRSWRCYPKLDLRQETLGLNGDLISKVDSILKNHSGVGLKELNIELSSCDKVDSCYISSWLRIAVTAGIEELSLFLPHIPEEEENYFPCSPLLNGSENSIWYLDIGICAFRPTAGLGHWRSLTRLYLSSVRVADDELEGLLYSCDALEHLGVLNCPEIVCLKIPCLLQRLRLLTVSLCRNL from the exons ATGCAGATGCAGGATCCTCCGCCGCTGACGGGGGAAACCCCAGACC GTGGATCGATTGCTCCAATCTGCAATCCAAAGGGCTCACCCTGCCAGCAAGATGATGATTCTCAAAGTGACTGTGTCGAAGTGATACGATCGTTGGGCGACCTTCCAGAG GATATCTGTCGACGTATTCATGCCCGAATGCCACTGCGAGATGCTGCCCGCTTGGCTTGTGTATCACGCAAATTTTGGAGATCATGGAGATGCTATCCCAAGCTTGACTTGCGTCAGGAAACACTAGGTTTAAATGGAGATCTCATCAGTAAAGTTGACAGTATTCTGAAAAATCACTCGGGCGTTGGCTTGAAGGAACTAAATATTGAACTTTCTAGCTGTGACAAGGTTGATTCTTGTTATATCAGTAGTTGGCTTCGTATTGCTGTTACAGCAGGAATTGAAGAACTCAGCCTTTTTCTGCCTCATATTCCTGAGGAAGAAGAAAACTATTTCCCATGCTCACCTTTACTTAATGGGAGTGAAAACTCAATTTGGTATCTTGACATAGGCATCTGTGCCTTTCGTCCCACGGCTGGGCTTGGTCATTGGAGAAGCTTGACAAGGTTATATCTGAGTAGTGTGCGGGTTGCTGATGATGAGCTAGAGGGCCTTCTTTACAGTTGTGATGCATTGGAGCATTTGGGAGTCCTGAATTGCCCTGAGATAGTTTGCCTGAAGATACCTTGTCTGCTGCAGCGGCTTAGGCTCCTGACAGTGTCTTTATGCAGAAATCT ATGA